GGAGGACACCGGGATCACCCGGGATCTGCCTGCCTGACCTGGATTACAGGGATGAAAGCAAAAGCGCCGGGCCTCAAAGAGGCCCGGCGCAGTGCATTAGCCGGACGGCAACCGGATCAGTCGCAGGCGGCGGTGACGATAATTTCGACCTTCAGGATCTCGCGGGCCAGCTTGGCCTCGCCGCAGGCCCGGGCCGGGGCGTGGCCTTCGGGAACCCAGGCGTTCCAGACCTCGTTCAGCTCGGCGAAATAGCTCATGTCCGACAGCCAGATCACTGTCTGCAAGAGG
Above is a window of Leisingera methylohalidivorans DSM 14336 DNA encoding:
- a CDS encoding RidA family protein; amino-acid sequence: MTITRSGTTARSSKIVKHNGVVYLSGQVSEADTAAEQTREILAKVDTLLAEAGSDKTRLLQTVIWLSDMSYFAELNEVWNAWVPEGHAPARACGEAKLAREILKVEIIVTAACD